Proteins co-encoded in one Cygnus olor isolate bCygOlo1 chromosome 6, bCygOlo1.pri.v2, whole genome shotgun sequence genomic window:
- the PLCL1 gene encoding inactive phospholipase C-like protein 1 isoform X3: MPSEKKISSASDCISFMQAGCELKKVRPNSRIYNRFFTLDPDLQALRWEPSKKDLEKAKLDISAIKEIRLGKNTETFRNNGLADQISEDCALSVIHGENYESLDLVANSADVANIWVSGLRYLVSRSKQPLDLMESSHNTPRFAWLKTVFEAADVDGNGIMLEDTSVELIKKLNPTLKESKIRLKFKEIQKSKEKLTTRVTKEEFCEAFSELCTRPEVYFLLVQISKNKEYLDANDLMLFLEAEQGVTHITEEMCLDIIRRYELSQEGRLKGFLAIDGFTQYLLSPECDIFDPEHKKVVQDMTQPLSHYYINASHNTYLIEDQLRGPADINGYVRALKMSCRSIELDICDGPDNEPIICNRNNMTSPLSFRSVIEVINKLAFFASDYPLILCLGNHCSVQQQKVVVQHMKRIFGNKLYTETPLSSEAYLPSPEKLKMKIIVKGKKLPCDQDILEGEVTDEDEEAEISRRLSEDFSREPKLIWLCKELSDLVSLCKSVQYKDFETSMKAQNYWEICSFSEAEASRIANEYPEDFVNYNKKFLSRVYPSAMRIDSSNLNPQDFWNCGCQIVAMNYQTPGPMMDLHTGWFLQNGECGYVLRPSVMRDEVSYFSANTKGIVPGVSPQVLHVKIISGQNFPKPKGACAKGDVIDPYVCIEIHGIPADCTEQRTKTVQQNSDNPIFDESFEFQINLPELAMIRFVVLDDDYIGDEFIGQYTIPLECLQPGYRHIPLRSFVGDIMEHVTLFVHIAITNRSGGGKAQKRSLSVRIGKKAREYIMLRNTGLKTIDDIFKLAVHPLREATDMRENIQNAMVSVKELCGLPPIASLKQCILTLSSRLVSSENMPSVTLCMKDAFPYLEPLGTMPDVQKKVLAAYDLCCHPFPHTSKDSASCHLQSCSSDLSPPPGKDSSPLAPHHLWPGIGRSSLRWGQHVGCTL, encoded by the exons ATGccatcagagaagaaaataagcagcGCCAGTGACTGTATCAGCTTTATGCAGGCTGGGTGTGAACTGAAGAAAGTTCGTCCAAATTCCCGGATTTATAACCGTTTTTTTACTCTGGATCCTGACCTGCAGGCTCTTCGCTGGGAGCCTTCCAAGAAGGACCTTGAGAAAGCCAAGCTTGATATTTCTGCtataaaagaaatcagactAGGGAAGAACACGGAAACATTCAGGAATAATGGACTTGCGGATCAGATTTCTGAGGACTGTGCTTTGTCAGTAATTCATGGTGAGAACTATGAGTCCCTCGACCTGGTTGCAAATTCAGCTGATGTGGCCAATATTTGGGTATCAGGATTAAGGTACTTGGTTTCTCGTAGCAAACAACCCCTGGATTTGATGGAAAGCAGCCACAATACCCCACGATTTGCCTGGctaaaaactgtatttgaagCAGCAGATGTTGATGGTAATGGCATAATGTTAGAAGACACATCTGTGGAGCTAATAAAGAAGCTTAACCCCACCTTAAAGGAATCAAAGATTAGATTGAAATTTAAGGAAATCcagaagagcaaagagaaaCTGACAACACGAGTAACAAAAGAGGAATTCTGTGAAGCATTCAGCGAACTTTGCACAAGACCTGAAGTTTATTTCTTACTTGTGCAGATATCTAAAAACAAGGAGTATCTAGATGCCAATGATCTCATGCTGTTTTTAGAGGCTGAGCAAGGAGTGACCCAcataacagaagaaatgtgtCTAGATATTATACGCAGGTATGAGCTTTCTCAAGAAGGACGATTGAAAGGTTTTCTTGCAATTGATGGATTTACTCAATATTTGTTGTCCCCAGAATGTGATATTTTTGACCCAGAGCACAAAAAGGTTGTCCAAGACATGACACAGCCTTTGTCCCATTACTACATCAATGCATCCCACAATACATACCTAATAGAAGACCAGCTGAGAGGACCAGCTGATATCAATGGTTACGTAAGAGCTTTAAAGATGAGCTGTCGGAGTATTGAACTAGACATCTGTGATGGCCCAGATAACGAGCCGATTATTTGTAACCGTAACAACATGACATCGCCACTTTCCTTTCGAAGTGTTATTGAGGTGATAAACAAAttggccttctttgcttcagattACCCCCTTATTCTCTGCTTGGGGAACCACTGCTCAGTACAACAACAGAAGGTAGTGGTACAGCACATGAAAAGGATCTTTGGAAACAAACTCTACACGGAGACACCTTTATCCTCAGAAGCCTACCTTCCATCAcctgagaaactgaaaatgaagatcaTTGTGAAAGGGAAGAAGCTGCCCTGTGACCAGGATATATTAGAAGGAGAAGTcacagatgaagatgaagaagcTGAAATATCCCGAAGACTGTCAGAGGACTTCTCAAGGGAACCAAAGCTTATCTGGCTCTGCAAAGAATTGTCTGACTTGGTGTCTCTATGCAAGTCTGTCCAATACAAAGACTTTGAGACATCCATGAAAGCTCAGAATTATTGGGAAATCTGTTCCTTTAGTGAGGCAGAAGCCAGTCGGATCGCAAATGAATACCCTGAAGATTTTGTCAACTACAACAAGAAGTTTCTCTCCAGAGTGTACCCAAGTGCTATGAGGATAGACTCTAGTAACTTAAATCCTCAAGATTTTTGGAATTGTGGTTGCCAGATAGTGGCAATGAACTATCAGACCCCGGGGCCCATGATGGACCTGCACACTGGCTGGTTTCTACAGAATGGGGAATGTGGGTACGTTCTCAGGCCTTCAGTCATGCGTGATGAAGTATCTTATTTCAGTGCAAATACAAAGGGCATCGTTCCAGGGGTCTCCCCCCAAGTCCTCCATGTCAAAATAATCAGTGGTCAGAATTTTCCAAAGCCCAAGGGTGCATGTGCAAAAGGGGATGTTATAGATCCCTATGTTTGCATAGAAATCCATGGGATTCCTGCAGATTGCACCGAGCAAAGAACTAAAACTGTTCAGCAAAACAGTGATAACCCCATTTTTGATGAGAGCTTTGAGTTCCAGATCAATCTACCGGAGCTGGCCATGATCCgttttgttgttttggatgATGACTACATCGGGGATGAGTTCATAGGCCAGTACACCATCCCGCTGGAATGCCTGCAGCCCGGATACAGGCACATACCGCTGCGGTCTTTTGTTGGCGATATCATGGAGCATGTTACCCTCTTTGTGCACATCGCAATAACCAATCGAAGCGGAGGCGGAAAGGCCCAAAAGCGCAGCCTCTCCGTGAGGATAGGAAAGAAAGCAAGGGAGTACATCATGCTGAGGAACACTGGTCTCAAGACTATTGATGACATCTTTAAGCTGGCCGTGCATCCGCTCCGAGAGGCCACTGACATGAGAGAAAACATACAG aaCGCCATGGTGTCTGTCAAAGAGCTATGTGGGCTCCCGCCCATCGCGAGCCTGAAGCAGTGCATCCTGACCCTGTCCTCGCGGCTTGTGAGCAGCGAGAACATGCCCTCCGTTACCCTCTGCATGAAGGACGCGTTTCCTTACCTAGAGCCTCTGGGGACCATGCCCGACGTGCAGAAAAAGGTCCTGGCTGCATATGACCTG TGCTGTCATCCATTCCCACATACATCCAAGGATAGTGCATCATGccatctgcagagctgctcttcagACCTTTCCCCTCCACCAGGAAAGGACTCTTCTCCTTTGGCTCCACATCACCTGTGGCCAGGCATTGGAAGAAGCTCGCTCAGGTGGGGGCAGCACGTGGGGTGCACCTTATAA
- the PLCL1 gene encoding inactive phospholipase C-like protein 1 isoform X2, translating to MPSEKKISSASDCISFMQAGCELKKVRPNSRIYNRFFTLDPDLQALRWEPSKKDLEKAKLDISAIKEIRLGKNTETFRNNGLADQISEDCALSVIHGENYESLDLVANSADVANIWVSGLRYLVSRSKQPLDLMESSHNTPRFAWLKTVFEAADVDGNGIMLEDTSVELIKKLNPTLKESKIRLKFKEIQKSKEKLTTRVTKEEFCEAFSELCTRPEVYFLLVQISKNKEYLDANDLMLFLEAEQGVTHITEEMCLDIIRRYELSQEGRLKGFLAIDGFTQYLLSPECDIFDPEHKKVVQDMTQPLSHYYINASHNTYLIEDQLRGPADINGYVRALKMSCRSIELDICDGPDNEPIICNRNNMTSPLSFRSVIEVINKLAFFASDYPLILCLGNHCSVQQQKVVVQHMKRIFGNKLYTETPLSSEAYLPSPEKLKMKIIVKGKKLPCDQDILEGEVTDEDEEAEISRRLSEDFSREPKLIWLCKELSDLVSLCKSVQYKDFETSMKAQNYWEICSFSEAEASRIANEYPEDFVNYNKKFLSRVYPSAMRIDSSNLNPQDFWNCGCQIVAMNYQTPGPMMDLHTGWFLQNGECGYVLRPSVMRDEVSYFSANTKGIVPGVSPQVLHVKIISGQNFPKPKGACAKGDVIDPYVCIEIHGIPADCTEQRTKTVQQNSDNPIFDESFEFQINLPELAMIRFVVLDDDYIGDEFIGQYTIPLECLQPGYRHIPLRSFVGDIMEHVTLFVHIAITNRSGGGKAQKRSLSVRIGKKAREYIMLRNTGLKTIDDIFKLAVHPLREATDMRENIQNAMVSVKELCGLPPIASLKQCILTLSSRLVSSENMPSVTLCMKDAFPYLEPLGTMPDVQKKVLAAYDLMIQESRVLIETADIIHDKIVQCQKAGMEFHEELHNLGTKEGLKGRKLSKAIESFAWNITVLKGQGDLLKNAKNEALENMKQIQLACLSCGLSKTGSGLADAKSKRCLEAIQEKDTGDENGRL from the exons ATGccatcagagaagaaaataagcagcGCCAGTGACTGTATCAGCTTTATGCAGGCTGGGTGTGAACTGAAGAAAGTTCGTCCAAATTCCCGGATTTATAACCGTTTTTTTACTCTGGATCCTGACCTGCAGGCTCTTCGCTGGGAGCCTTCCAAGAAGGACCTTGAGAAAGCCAAGCTTGATATTTCTGCtataaaagaaatcagactAGGGAAGAACACGGAAACATTCAGGAATAATGGACTTGCGGATCAGATTTCTGAGGACTGTGCTTTGTCAGTAATTCATGGTGAGAACTATGAGTCCCTCGACCTGGTTGCAAATTCAGCTGATGTGGCCAATATTTGGGTATCAGGATTAAGGTACTTGGTTTCTCGTAGCAAACAACCCCTGGATTTGATGGAAAGCAGCCACAATACCCCACGATTTGCCTGGctaaaaactgtatttgaagCAGCAGATGTTGATGGTAATGGCATAATGTTAGAAGACACATCTGTGGAGCTAATAAAGAAGCTTAACCCCACCTTAAAGGAATCAAAGATTAGATTGAAATTTAAGGAAATCcagaagagcaaagagaaaCTGACAACACGAGTAACAAAAGAGGAATTCTGTGAAGCATTCAGCGAACTTTGCACAAGACCTGAAGTTTATTTCTTACTTGTGCAGATATCTAAAAACAAGGAGTATCTAGATGCCAATGATCTCATGCTGTTTTTAGAGGCTGAGCAAGGAGTGACCCAcataacagaagaaatgtgtCTAGATATTATACGCAGGTATGAGCTTTCTCAAGAAGGACGATTGAAAGGTTTTCTTGCAATTGATGGATTTACTCAATATTTGTTGTCCCCAGAATGTGATATTTTTGACCCAGAGCACAAAAAGGTTGTCCAAGACATGACACAGCCTTTGTCCCATTACTACATCAATGCATCCCACAATACATACCTAATAGAAGACCAGCTGAGAGGACCAGCTGATATCAATGGTTACGTAAGAGCTTTAAAGATGAGCTGTCGGAGTATTGAACTAGACATCTGTGATGGCCCAGATAACGAGCCGATTATTTGTAACCGTAACAACATGACATCGCCACTTTCCTTTCGAAGTGTTATTGAGGTGATAAACAAAttggccttctttgcttcagattACCCCCTTATTCTCTGCTTGGGGAACCACTGCTCAGTACAACAACAGAAGGTAGTGGTACAGCACATGAAAAGGATCTTTGGAAACAAACTCTACACGGAGACACCTTTATCCTCAGAAGCCTACCTTCCATCAcctgagaaactgaaaatgaagatcaTTGTGAAAGGGAAGAAGCTGCCCTGTGACCAGGATATATTAGAAGGAGAAGTcacagatgaagatgaagaagcTGAAATATCCCGAAGACTGTCAGAGGACTTCTCAAGGGAACCAAAGCTTATCTGGCTCTGCAAAGAATTGTCTGACTTGGTGTCTCTATGCAAGTCTGTCCAATACAAAGACTTTGAGACATCCATGAAAGCTCAGAATTATTGGGAAATCTGTTCCTTTAGTGAGGCAGAAGCCAGTCGGATCGCAAATGAATACCCTGAAGATTTTGTCAACTACAACAAGAAGTTTCTCTCCAGAGTGTACCCAAGTGCTATGAGGATAGACTCTAGTAACTTAAATCCTCAAGATTTTTGGAATTGTGGTTGCCAGATAGTGGCAATGAACTATCAGACCCCGGGGCCCATGATGGACCTGCACACTGGCTGGTTTCTACAGAATGGGGAATGTGGGTACGTTCTCAGGCCTTCAGTCATGCGTGATGAAGTATCTTATTTCAGTGCAAATACAAAGGGCATCGTTCCAGGGGTCTCCCCCCAAGTCCTCCATGTCAAAATAATCAGTGGTCAGAATTTTCCAAAGCCCAAGGGTGCATGTGCAAAAGGGGATGTTATAGATCCCTATGTTTGCATAGAAATCCATGGGATTCCTGCAGATTGCACCGAGCAAAGAACTAAAACTGTTCAGCAAAACAGTGATAACCCCATTTTTGATGAGAGCTTTGAGTTCCAGATCAATCTACCGGAGCTGGCCATGATCCgttttgttgttttggatgATGACTACATCGGGGATGAGTTCATAGGCCAGTACACCATCCCGCTGGAATGCCTGCAGCCCGGATACAGGCACATACCGCTGCGGTCTTTTGTTGGCGATATCATGGAGCATGTTACCCTCTTTGTGCACATCGCAATAACCAATCGAAGCGGAGGCGGAAAGGCCCAAAAGCGCAGCCTCTCCGTGAGGATAGGAAAGAAAGCAAGGGAGTACATCATGCTGAGGAACACTGGTCTCAAGACTATTGATGACATCTTTAAGCTGGCCGTGCATCCGCTCCGAGAGGCCACTGACATGAGAGAAAACATACAG aaCGCCATGGTGTCTGTCAAAGAGCTATGTGGGCTCCCGCCCATCGCGAGCCTGAAGCAGTGCATCCTGACCCTGTCCTCGCGGCTTGTGAGCAGCGAGAACATGCCCTCCGTTACCCTCTGCATGAAGGACGCGTTTCCTTACCTAGAGCCTCTGGGGACCATGCCCGACGTGCAGAAAAAGGTCCTGGCTGCATATGACCTG aTGATTCAAGAGAGCAGGGTTCTTATCGAGACGGCAGACATCATTCATGACAAGATCGTTCAGTGTCAGAAAGCAG